A genomic segment from Garra rufa chromosome 5, GarRuf1.0, whole genome shotgun sequence encodes:
- the LOC141335858 gene encoding 15-hydroxyprostaglandin dehydrogenase [NAD(+)]-like: MDLQNKVALVTGGAQGLGEAFVKILLKKGANVAFIDVNKPLGEELKTALVDEYGEDRVEFYVVDVSSKEEFTGVFQKIVDRFGHIDIMYNNAGVINENEWEKTIAINMVGLVRGTYLALQYMNNNPDKKGAIINISSTAGLGFVLAAPIYTATKYAVVGFSRAIAAVTRNSKIGLRINILCPGVVKTNLLSSPNIEDHFGRFSYLTGLREIQERNEFVAPDDVAEASLILVTDESKNGEILKIDADGVEFLPEPSAM, translated from the exons ATGGATTTACAGAACAAAGTGGCTTTGGTGACGGGAGGCGCTCAGGGTTTGGGCGAAGCCTTTGTCAAAATACTGCTAAAAAAGGGGGCAAAT GTGGCCTTCATTGACGTGAATAAACCACTGGGAGAAGAGTTAAAGACTGCACTTGTTGATGAATATGGAGAAGACAGGGTAGAATTTTACGTTGTGGATGTCTCATCTAAGGAGGAATTTACTG GAGTTTTTCAGAAAATTGTGGACAGGTTTGGCCACATTGACATTATGTACAACAATGCAGGGGTCATCAATGAAAATGAGTGGGAGAAAACCATTGCCATTAACATG GTCGGGCTGGTGAGAGGAACATATCTGGCTCTGCAGTATATGAACAACAATCCTGATAAAAAAGGGGCAATTATCAACATATCATCTACTGCAG GTCTGGGGTTTGTGCTGGCAGCACCCATCTACACAGCGACTAAATATGCAGTGGTGGGATTCAGCCGTGCTATTGCA GCTGTTACTAGGAACTCCAAAATTGGGTTGAGGATCAACATTCTCTGTCCAGGTGTGGTGAAGACTAACCTGCTGTCCTCTCCTAATATAGAGGACCATTTTGGGAGGTTTTCATACTTAACAGGACTAAGGGAGATACAGGAGAGAAATGAATTTGTGGC GCCTGATGATGTTGCCGAGGCTTCCCTTATTCTTGTGACAGATGAAAGCAAGAATGGAGAAATTCTGAAGATTGACGCTGATGGTGTGGAGTTCCTTCCTGAACCATCAGCCATGTGA
- the LOC141335245 gene encoding ester hydrolase C11orf54 homolog, which produces MHEPDRSIHTPRRMANTGKIEKAQLHVPDLAELCQVLQSGLNKNYSDVKVSVVDCPDLTQDPFGFPVKGLCGQPRITDVGGVPYLIPVAQLDKVYNMNTVSKEVELPGGFFLGAGAVSRKTTGMNAELMPLVLTEAEERPAVNASYFSSINPVDEKCLLEKYSDRFNDCDFGLLANLYACEGNPGQVIEVRACVRTGEESLVSSMRKTMEEHYGEKSVALGGTFVLQKGKAKIHIMPREFSACPLNTNEEVNNWLKHFEVSAPLIFQTVMVSKDPGLDLRVEHTHGFSHHGEGGHYYIDTTPDTAEYLGYFLPAEFVYRIDRPTETHDIGRD; this is translated from the exons ATGCATGAGCCTGACAGATCAATACACACACCGAGAAGGATGGCAAACACCGGCAAGATCGAAAAAGCCCAGCTGCACGTTCCAGATCTAGCGGAATTATGTCAGG TGCTGCAATCAGGACTGAATAAGAATTATTCTGATGTAAAAGTGTCTGTCGTCGACTGTCCAGATCTTACACAAGATCCTTTCGGGTTTCCTGTCAAGG GTCTGTGTGGCCAACCCCGTATCACCGATGTGGGAGGTGTACCATATCTGATTCCAGTGGCCCAACTGGACAAG GTGTACAACATGAACACTGTATCCAAGGAGGTGGAGCTGCCTGGTGGATTTTTTCTTGGTGCTGGTGCTGTTTCCCGCAAGACAACTGGGATGAATGCAGAG ttaatGCCTCTGGTGCTGACTGAAGCTGAAGAAAGACCTGCAGTGAATGCCAGTTATTTTTCATCCATCAACCCAGTGGATGAAAAATGTCTGCTGGAGAAATACAGCGACAGGTTCAATGACTGTGACTTTGGCCTTCTCGCAAACCTTTATGCATGTGAGGGCAATCCTGGACAG GTCATTGAGGTGAGAGCCTGCGTAAGGACTGGAGAGGAGAGTCTTGTGAGCTCCATGAGAAAGACCATGGAAGAACATTATGGGGAGAAGAGTGTGGCCCTGGGGGGAACTTTCGTCCTACAAAAGGGGAAGGCAAAGATCCATATCATG CCGCGTGAATTCTCCGCCTGCCCTCTAAACACCAATGAGGAAGTCAATAACTGGCTCAAGCATTTTGAAGTCAGTGCTCCACTGATCTTTCAAACTGTCATGGTGTCCAAAGACCCA GGTCTTGATCTGAGAGTGGAGCATACACATGGCTTCAGTCACCATGGTGAGGGGGGCCATTACTACATAGACACCACCCCAGACACAGCGGAGTACCTGGGATACTTCCTGCCCGCTGAGTTCGTCTACCGCATTGACCGGCCCACAGAGACACACGACATTGGCCGAGATTAA
- the LOC141334454 gene encoding spermatogenesis-associated protein 22-like produces the protein MWRNENQRPTAGCLSMPLFNQRKRNRLPLTSNPSETLGQSGQWNQRTYLSSQQASLRSTPSSGVAGRGYAPLPHPKKPANVWSQTGQQRPPARQDSMPAVGSQLHGGFPKSGSVSLGQPRWSNSIQNQQSFSRPTNSPRLPYGPQQCTPAAGSTQGPGAQNDRGKWNFRRVEQSSSGMWPKEKMDTSSVWTTPHQQKPPRETSLLVITAVIEGMKHWSQYRNRVPLLFEMFATLDSAVTIGEHGAKKFLMRDGKEMVQCLYYENDQTLPRLIRGQVHRCVGNYNKQKDMMTCVSVRAASLSEQRNALEAVRASDAEMRNVVLALSEM, from the exons ATGTGGAGGAATGAAAACCAGAGACCAACTGCAG GCTGTCTCTCCATGCCTCTGTTTAATCAAAGGAAGAGGAACAGGCTGCCTTTGACATCTAATCCCTCAGAGA CTTTAGGTCAGAGTGGTCAGTGGAACCAGCGAACCTATCTTTCATCACAGCAAGCCAGCCTGAGATCTACTCCTTCATCTGGTGTGGCAGGACGAGGATATGCACCTTTACCTCACCCAAAAAAACCTGCCAATGTCTG GTCACAGACAGGGCAACAGAGGCCTCCAGCAAGACAGGATTCGATGCCAGCAGTTGGGTCCCAGTTGCATGGTGGCTTTCCAAAGAGCGGCTCAGTATCACTCGGCCAGCCCAGATGGTCCAACAGCATCCAGAATCAACAGTCATTTAGCAGGCCGACAAATTCTCCCAGACTGCCATACGGTCCCCAGCAGTGTACCCCTGCAGCAGGAAGCACTCAGGGCCCTGGTGCTCAAAATGATAGAGGAAAGTGGAACTTCAGACGTGTTGAACAATCATCCAGTGGAATGTGGCCAAAAGAAAAGATGGACACCTCAAGTGTCTGGACCACCCCTCATCAGCAG AAGCCTCCCCGTGAGACATCACTGCTTGTTATTACCGCTGTTATTGAAGGCATGAAACACTGGAGCCAGTACAGAAACAGAGTACCATTGCTGTTTGAGATGTTTG CTACACTGGACTCTGCAGTTACAATTGGAGAACATGGAGCAAAGAAATTTCTCATGAGAGATGGTAAAGAGATGGTCCAGTGCCTTTACTATGAAAAT GATCAGACACTGCCCAGACTGATCAGAGGTCAGGTGCATCGCTGTGTTGGAAACTACAACAAGCAAAAGGACATGATGACTTGTGTGTCAGTCCGAGCTGCTTCACTGTCAGAGCAAAGGAATGCCCTGGAGGCTGTGAG